In Desulfovulcanus ferrireducens, the DNA window GAATCTTTTTGTTCCTTTGGAACGGGGATAATCTTTTGGGGGAGATATTTTTTATCGTTTGGGGATAAACTATCCAGACCTTTATGAGCAACTTTGCGGATAAGGTTGTGGGGCAGGTTCAGGGCGATAATCTTTAGTTTATGCTTCTTCGCCCAGGCAAAAATAGGGGCATAAAGATCAAAGTCATAGCCCCAGCTGTCTTCCCACTTAAGTGCCTGAGGCAGCTTTTGGAGGCTGATGCGAGCCTGCGTGAATTGATCAAGAATTTCCTGCTTGTCTTCACTGACCATTTCCAGGGCTAAAATGGGGCCTGCGCCTTTTTGTGTCAGAAGTTTTAAGATCTTTAATTGGACCTTATGGTCACAGGAGCTACGATGGCCTTCACCGACAAGGACAAATTGTGCCCCTTTGAGTTGAACCAACAATTTGTTTTCAGGTAAAATAGAACCATTCCCGGATAAAAAAGAGCCCGGCCCAGGCTTTTCATCTGCCTTAAGGACCGGGTCTTTTACAGCGCAGCCTGCCAGGGCCATGCTAAGTATGACTAGGGTAAGAGAGTTTAAAAAGGTCCCTAGTCCCATTTTCGCTTGTCTTCGATAGGCCTGATTTGTGGAGGCAGTGTACCAGGAGCCAGAATTTTAAGGGTAGGCCTGATTTTGATTTTCTCTCTGAAGACGTGCAGCAGTTCTGCTTCACGTTTGAAACTGGAGGCCTCAATGTACAAGGTCATTTCATCAATACCACCAGGATTGGTAACTTCAATCTGCCATCTCTTGATTTCTTCAAAAGCAGCCATAACCTGTTCGACCTGATGCGGATAGACAAACATGCCCTTAATCCTGGCTGTGGTATCTACACGGCCGACAATATTTCCTAGTCTGGGTGAGGTTCGACCACAAGGACACGGTGAATAGTCAATATAAGACAGGTCACCTGTTGCAAGCCTGATCAAGGGGTAGGTCTTGTTAAAAGTAGTGACTACAATTTCCCCCACTTCTCCTTCTTTAAGGGGAATTCCCGTGTCTGGATGGCATATCT includes these proteins:
- a CDS encoding ChaN family lipoprotein gives rise to the protein MGLGTFLNSLTLVILSMALAGCAVKDPVLKADEKPGPGSFLSGNGSILPENKLLVQLKGAQFVLVGEGHRSSCDHKVQLKILKLLTQKGAGPILALEMVSEDKQEILDQFTQARISLQKLPQALKWEDSWGYDFDLYAPIFAWAKKHKLKIIALNLPHNLIRKVAHKGLDSLSPNDKKYLPQKIIPVPKEQKDSLIAQFSLHQNLMQKRKPDLDRFLLIQSIWDSKMAEQALKWQKKLNQPVLILAGSGHVENGWGIEHRLKILDPQAKIVRLEPLRTLKDLPSQNTIYFYCPSPRVAPLGMMIKEDNGRFIIEKVLKPSKAYQAGIKKGDIIVLANEQKITSLFDLHKIAVAAKKKDEPLCLKIKRGDTYLVVEIRLN